Proteins from one Nerophis lumbriciformis linkage group LG08, RoL_Nlum_v2.1, whole genome shotgun sequence genomic window:
- the vcpkmt gene encoding protein N-lysine methyltransferase METTL21D has translation MAAYGDHNNYFVREIEKHDGSVLKVNQCHMGDVGCVVWDAAIVLAKYLETKLFHDPSLGVNLWAGRRVVELGAGTGVVGLMAATLGAHVSVTDLEDLQSLLNINIQDNHTLIHNGSITAKVLKWGEDVSDFLPFPDYVLLADCIYYEQSIAPLTETLKLLAGPETCIICCYEQRTEGINPKVERQFFELLQQSFHWEEIPLSKQDQEFSSPDIHILHIQKNKNL, from the exons ATGGCGGCGTATGGAGACCACAACAACTATTTTGTGAGAGAAATTGAGAAACACGACGGCTCCGTCTTGAAGGTTAATCAGTGTCATATGGGGGACGTTGGTTGCGTGGTTTGGGATGCCGCCATTGTTCTTGCTAAGTATTTAGAGACGAAACTATTTCACGATCCATCTTTAGGAGTCAACTTGTGGGCTGGTCGAAGAGTGGTGGAGTTAGGAGCAGGCACTGGGGTGGTGGGATTGATGGCAGCAACACTCGG CGCTCATGTTAGTGTGACAGACTTGGAGGATCTACAGAGCCTCCTGAACATCAACATCCAAGACAACCACACACTCATCCATAATGGATCCATCACTGCCAAGGTACTAAAATG GGGTGAAGATGTATCTGATTTCCTGCCGTTTCCTGACTATGTCCTTCTGGCAGATTGCATTTATTACGAGCAG TCGATTGCTCCATTGACAGAGACCTTGAAACTGCTTGCTGGACCAGAGACCTGCATCATCTGTTGCTACGAGCAACGCACTGAGGGCATCAACCCAAAAGTGGAAAGGCAGTTTTTTGAG TTGCTGCAACAAAGTTTCCATTGGGAAGAAATCCCTTTGAGCAAACAAGACCAAGAGTTTAGTAGTCCAGACATCCACATTCTGCacatccaaaaaaataaaaacttgtaa